Within Microterricola gilva, the genomic segment CGCCGACAGCTTCACGGTCTACAACTACGACCGGCGCGGCCGCGGCGACAGCGGGGACACCTCGCCGTACGCGATCGAGCGCGAGGTCGAGGACCTCGACGCGGTCATCGCCGCCGCCGGCGGTTCCGCGTTCGTCTGGGGTCTCTCCTCCGGTGCCGCGCTCGGGATCGAGGCGGCGGCCCGCGGTTCCCACATCAGCAGCCTCGCGTGTTACGAGCCGCCCTATGTCGTCAACCCGGACCCGCTGCGCACCGCGATCGGGCTCCGCGCGCCGATCGCCGCCCTGCTGGCCGCCGGCGAGAAGAGCAAGGCCGTGTCGCTGTTCATGACCAAGGGCATGGGGATGCCGGGCGTCATCGCCCTCGGAATGAAGCTGTCCCCGATGTGGAAGCGCCTCACCGCCCTCGCGAACACGATTCCCTACGACCTGGCCGTGACGAGCGCGGCCATGAAGCCGGGCATCGGAAGCGCCGGACCCGAGCTCGACGGCTCGCGTTGGGCCGCGATCGGCTGCCCGGTCACGGTGATGGCCGGCACGAAGAGCCCGGAGCCGCTCCGCACGGCGGCCGAGTGGGCGGCATCCGCCGTTCCCGGTGCCACCCTGCGCTGGATGCCGGACCAGAACCACACATTCAAACCGCCGGTCGTGGCGGCGGCCCTGAAGGAGATGTTCCGATGAGAATCGTCAGCCTCGGCATGCAGGTGACCCTGGACGGCTTCGTCGCCGGCCCGAACGGCGAGCTGGATTGGGCGATGGAACGGCTCGACGACGAGCTCTTCGCCCACCAGGAGGTGCTGCAGAGCGGCTCGGACACGATGCTCCTCGGGCGGGTGAACTACCTCGATCAGGCCGCGTACTGGCCGACCGCGGAGGAACCGCTCGCGAAGCTCCTGAACGCGCAGCAGAAGATCGTGTTCTCCACGACGCTCACGCAGGTGGACTGGCAGAACTCCCGGCTCGCGACCGGCAGCCCGGCCGAGGAGATCGCCGCGCTGCGGGAGCAGCCGGGTTCCGTGATCAGTGTGGCCGGCGGTTCGCGGTTCGCCCAGTCGCTGTTCCGCGAGCACCTGATCGACGAGGTGCGACTGTACGTGCACCCGATCGCGCTCGGCAGCGGCATCCCGCTCTTTGCCGAACCGCTCCGGCTCGAGCTCACCTCGTCGCGGCGCTTCGGCAACGGCACGCTGCTCAACAGCTACCGCGACCCGCTCTCGGCCGGCTTCGCGGATGCCGCCCGCAGCGAGTGAGCGCGTACTACCACTGGAGCCGGCCATCACCCTCACTGCAGCGGTGGCGGTCCCCGAGGTTCCCTTGGACTTGGCTGCCGCCTTTCGTGACGCTTCGCGTCACGCCCGTTGATTGAGCTTGTCGAAATCCCCTGCCCCGTTCTCCAGTAACCGTTGATTGAGCCTGTCGAAATCCCCACCCACCGAAAGGACCCATGATGCCCGCAACCCTCGATGAGTTCATCGCCGAACTCGACGCCCCCGCCCGTGAGATCGCCGAGTCGCTGCGCGTGATCATCGGCGACGCCGTCCCTGGCGCCACTGGCCAGCTCTGGCATGGACACCCGGTGTGGCTGGACGGCAAGAACCCGGTCGCCGGTTTCAAGCCGTTCCCTCGCTGGACCACCTTCATGATCTGGAACGGCTCCCCCGTCACGGATGCCAGCGGCCGGCTCGAATCCGGAGCCCGCATGTCAACGGTGAAGCTGTCGGGCACCGACGACATCGACGCCGCCCTCTTCGCCGACTGGCTGAAGCAGGCGACTGCGCCCGCCGCCTAGCTCCGCGGTATCCGCAGGTCGTGGCCGCGAGATGTCACAGATGGCCCCTTCGCCTGCTTCCAAGGGGCCGATTGCGCCATCTCGCGGCCGTGTGCGGAACGGACCGCGCCTCCGCGAGCGGCGTAGAGTGCTGGCATGAGTGAGATGTGGATCGGCCTCCTCGTGGTCGGCGGCACCGTCGTGGTGCTGCTCGGTCTGGCCCTCCTCGCCCAGCGCATCCGGCGCCGCGGCACGGCCGGGCCCGCGATCGGCGCCGCCATGGCCGCCTACGACCAGGCGATGCACGTGACCGCCTACGAGACCTTCCTCGAGATGCAGGCACAGGACGAACGCGTGACGCCGACACCGTCGCCCGACACGCACTAGACCCACATACGCACTAGACCCACACACGCGCCAGACGCACACCGCGTTGACTGCTACCGCCAAGCGTTTCCCCAGCCATCCCTCCTACGCTGCCGCCATGACGCAAGAACTGTTGTGGCTCGTAGTCGCAGGCGCTGGCCTGTTCATGCCCATGCTGCTCGGGCTTCTCCGCGCTGGGCGGCGCCCCGTTCCGGTCCGCGCCTCCCGCGGCACCGACAGCACCGGCCCGGCCCAGCGCCGCCGATAGCCGAATCCGGCGCACGCTGGTCGACGCATGAGCTCCGTTCGAGTCGTGGTGCACGGAATCGTGCAGGGCGTCGGATTCCGGTACTCCGCACGCGCTGAGGCCGAGCGCCTCGGAATCACGGGCTGGATACGCAACCGGTCAGACGGTGCCGTCGAGGCCGAGATCGGCGGCGACGCCGAAGACGTGCAGCGCATGCTCGACTGGCTGGGCCGCGGACCGCGCGGCGCGGCGGTCGCGTCTCTGGATGTGAGCGACCCGATCGAGCTCGGCGAGCTGCCTGGCGGAGATGACGCGGGTGGCGAGGGCGGCGAATTCCGCATCGTTCCCTAGCTCCGGATGCATCGTGCAACCCTCGCGCCCACAATGTCGGCGGTGTCTGTCAGGCTGGTGTCGTGAATGACATGCAGAACGCCGATCTGGACACCGCACGCGAATCGACGAGCGGGCATGTCGACACGCCTCCCGCCGGGGCCGGCGGCGACGGCATCCGCCCCGCTGCGCTCGCGGCCCTGCGTGCGCTCGTCGGGCGGCAGGACGCCGACTTCCACGACGGGCAGTTCGAGGCGATCGAGGCGCTCGTCGCCCAGCGTCGCCGCGCCCTCGTGGTGCAGCGCACCGGGTGGGGCAAGTCGGCCGTGTACTTCGTCGCCACCAAGCTGTTGCGCGATGCCGGCGCGGGGCCCACGATTCTCGTCTCGCCCCTGCTGGCGCTGATGCGCGACCAGGTGGCCGCGGCCGCCCGTGCCGGTGTGCGCGCCGTCTCGATCAACTCCGCCAACGCCCACGAGTGGGGCAGCGTGCTCGAGCAGCTGCGCGCCGATGAGGTCGACGTGCTGCTCGTCTCCCCCGAGCGCCTCAACAACCCGCGCTTCCGCGACGAGCAGCTGCCGGCCCTCATCAACCGGGTCGGGCTCCTCGTCGTCGATGAGGCGCACTGCATCAGCGACTGGGGGCATGACTTCCGCCCCGACTACCGGCGCCTGCGCGAGCTGATCGCCGAGATGCCGAGCGGGGTCCCGGTGCTCGCCACCACGGCGACGGCCAACAGTCGGGTGGTGACGGATGTCGCCGAGCAACTCGCGGCCG encodes:
- a CDS encoding acylphosphatase produces the protein MSSVRVVVHGIVQGVGFRYSARAEAERLGITGWIRNRSDGAVEAEIGGDAEDVQRMLDWLGRGPRGAAVASLDVSDPIELGELPGGDDAGGEGGEFRIVP
- a CDS encoding alpha/beta fold hydrolase encodes the protein MSHASPTIAPPHTVTSADGTVIAYDATGTGPALVLVGGAFSERRFPLTLELVEQLADSFTVYNYDRRGRGDSGDTSPYAIEREVEDLDAVIAAAGGSAFVWGLSSGAALGIEAAARGSHISSLACYEPPYVVNPDPLRTAIGLRAPIAALLAAGEKSKAVSLFMTKGMGMPGVIALGMKLSPMWKRLTALANTIPYDLAVTSAAMKPGIGSAGPELDGSRWAAIGCPVTVMAGTKSPEPLRTAAEWAASAVPGATLRWMPDQNHTFKPPVVAAALKEMFR
- a CDS encoding dihydrofolate reductase family protein, whose product is MRIVSLGMQVTLDGFVAGPNGELDWAMERLDDELFAHQEVLQSGSDTMLLGRVNYLDQAAYWPTAEEPLAKLLNAQQKIVFSTTLTQVDWQNSRLATGSPAEEIAALREQPGSVISVAGGSRFAQSLFREHLIDEVRLYVHPIALGSGIPLFAEPLRLELTSSRRFGNGTLLNSYRDPLSAGFADAARSE
- a CDS encoding DUF1801 domain-containing protein gives rise to the protein MPATLDEFIAELDAPAREIAESLRVIIGDAVPGATGQLWHGHPVWLDGKNPVAGFKPFPRWTTFMIWNGSPVTDASGRLESGARMSTVKLSGTDDIDAALFADWLKQATAPAA